One Verrucomicrobiota bacterium genomic region harbors:
- a CDS encoding FKBP-type peptidyl-prolyl cis-trans isomerase — MKIEKLTTGNGPAPKRGDKVSVHYTGRLTNGTKFDSSLDRREPFSFTLGRGEVIQGWDEGVATMRVGDKVQLTIPPEKAYGDRGFPGAIPPKATLVFEVELLSIG, encoded by the coding sequence ATGAAAATTGAAAAGCTAACCACTGGCAACGGTCCTGCTCCCAAGCGGGGTGATAAAGTCTCGGTCCATTATACTGGACGGCTGACCAACGGCACCAAGTTTGACAGTTCACTGGATCGGCGTGAACCGTTCAGCTTCACGCTGGGTAGAGGCGAAGTCATCCAAGGCTGGGACGAAGGCGTGGCCACTATGCGTGTGGGCGACAAAGTCCAACTCACCATTCCTCCGGAAAAAGCGTATGGCGACCGGGGATTTCCCGGCGCGATTCCTCCCAAGGCCACCCTGGTCTTTGAAGTGGAATTGCTATCCATCGGTTGA
- a CDS encoding Xaa-Pro peptidase family protein, protein MTIAQVPQAELQMRMTRFRSKMDTSCPDWEIAVIFGKVNQYFFTGTMQDGMLIIPRNAEAILWVRRSYERAKDESLFPDIRPMESFRDAAGSVGKLPAAVYLETELVPLAMYQRFRKHFPFAEVRAVDPAVRAVRAIKSPYELDLLIKAGVLHQRSLEVDVPAMLREGMSETELCTELFAAMLAQGHHGVSRFEMFDTQVMLGQIGFGESSIYPTSFNGPGGNYGMCPASPMLGSRERRLKKGDLVFVDTGFGIEGYHSDKTMTYMFGHSLSQEVIAIHHQCVDVQDQVAAMLKPGIAPSEIYRTIMQRLSPEFLKDFMGFGSRQVKFLGHGVGLTVDEPPVIAEGFDEPLQEGMVMAVEPKKGIAGVGMVGIENTFLVTPNGGRCITGESCGLIPVY, encoded by the coding sequence ATGACGATAGCGCAAGTGCCACAGGCGGAACTGCAGATGCGAATGACCCGCTTCCGGTCCAAAATGGACACGAGCTGTCCGGACTGGGAGATTGCGGTGATTTTTGGCAAGGTGAACCAATACTTTTTCACCGGCACCATGCAGGATGGCATGCTGATCATTCCCCGGAATGCGGAAGCGATCCTTTGGGTCCGGCGCAGTTACGAGCGCGCCAAGGACGAGTCTCTGTTTCCCGACATCCGTCCCATGGAAAGTTTCCGGGATGCCGCCGGTTCGGTCGGGAAGCTTCCGGCCGCGGTCTATTTGGAAACAGAGTTGGTTCCGCTGGCCATGTATCAGCGGTTCCGCAAACATTTTCCGTTCGCGGAGGTGCGGGCGGTGGATCCGGCGGTACGCGCGGTCAGGGCCATCAAGAGCCCGTATGAGCTGGATTTGCTGATCAAGGCCGGTGTACTTCATCAACGAAGCCTGGAGGTGGATGTCCCCGCGATGCTCCGCGAGGGGATGAGCGAAACGGAACTCTGCACGGAACTGTTTGCCGCCATGTTGGCGCAAGGGCACCATGGGGTGTCCCGTTTTGAAATGTTCGATACGCAGGTCATGCTGGGGCAAATTGGCTTTGGCGAAAGCTCGATTTACCCCACCTCATTCAATGGCCCCGGCGGCAATTACGGCATGTGCCCGGCCTCGCCGATGCTGGGCAGCCGCGAGCGCCGACTCAAGAAAGGGGACCTGGTTTTTGTGGATACCGGTTTTGGAATTGAAGGCTATCACTCTGACAAGACGATGACTTATATGTTCGGCCATTCGCTCTCGCAGGAAGTCATCGCCATCCACCATCAATGCGTGGACGTTCAGGATCAGGTTGCTGCCATGCTCAAACCGGGGATTGCTCCCTCGGAAATTTACCGGACCATCATGCAGCGACTCAGCCCGGAATTCCTGAAGGACTTCATGGGCTTTGGTTCCCGCCAGGTGAAGTTTCTGGGGCATGGCGTCGGGCTGACGGTGGATGAACCACCGGTGATTGCCGAAGGTTTTGATGAGCCCTTGCAGGAAGGCATGGTGATGGCCGTGGAACCCAAAAAGGGCATCGCCGGAGTGGGGATGGTGGGGATTGAAAACACCTTTCTGGTCACCCCGAATGGCGGGCGATGCATCACTGGCGAAAGCTGCGGTCTGATTCCGGTGTACTAA
- a CDS encoding FAD-dependent oxidoreductase, whose amino-acid sequence MKRREFIRLNAAGTFLSAAASWSVQAEDAKAPGEVVREAARDIPVAARADVVVCGAGPAGVCAALAAARKGARTLLLEAHGSLGGIWTTGLLSYFLDFSNKPGIMREIVERATKLDGRAFSKKGAGTNAFDPEIIKIVLEDLCGEAGVQVQYHSRVCAAVKHTGGRLTHVITESKSGREAVQGGIFVDCTGDGDVAAQAGCQFDLGNPETGALQPMSLIALVTGIVTDEIQEYFRDSDSAEWAKPKDALNAEMTRGGRSPSYAKPSLFRVREGLFILMSNHEYGVKGTNVREVTQATLRARRELHDQINGLRSLGGPWKNIRLVATPAQIGVREGRRIHGLYTVVADDLREGRNQPDAVCTVTFPVDVHATNPNKEKGIEKSSFRTKPYEIPLRALIAKDVTGLMMAGRCISGDFIAHSSYRVTGNAAAMGEAAGKTAALAAKSDRLPQNVKITEL is encoded by the coding sequence ATGAAACGTCGTGAATTCATCAGGTTGAATGCCGCCGGCACTTTTCTGTCGGCGGCCGCGTCTTGGTCTGTCCAGGCAGAGGATGCCAAAGCGCCGGGCGAAGTGGTCCGGGAAGCCGCCCGGGATATTCCCGTGGCGGCCAGGGCCGACGTGGTGGTGTGCGGAGCAGGTCCCGCCGGCGTTTGCGCCGCGCTCGCCGCCGCGCGCAAAGGCGCCCGCACCCTGCTGCTGGAAGCACATGGCAGCTTGGGCGGCATCTGGACCACCGGCCTGCTGAGTTACTTTCTGGATTTTAGCAACAAGCCCGGAATCATGCGGGAAATCGTGGAACGCGCCACCAAGCTTGACGGTCGGGCATTTTCTAAGAAAGGTGCTGGCACCAACGCGTTTGACCCGGAAATCATCAAAATCGTGCTGGAAGATCTGTGCGGGGAAGCGGGCGTGCAGGTGCAATACCACTCCCGCGTGTGTGCCGCGGTCAAGCACACCGGCGGGCGGCTGACGCATGTCATCACGGAATCCAAGTCTGGACGCGAGGCTGTGCAGGGCGGCATTTTTGTGGACTGCACGGGCGACGGCGACGTGGCCGCGCAGGCGGGCTGCCAATTTGATTTGGGGAACCCGGAAACCGGCGCCCTGCAACCCATGAGCTTGATTGCGCTGGTGACCGGCATTGTGACGGATGAAATCCAGGAGTATTTTCGCGATTCAGATTCGGCGGAATGGGCCAAGCCGAAAGATGCGCTCAACGCGGAGATGACTCGGGGTGGACGATCGCCCTCTTATGCCAAACCTTCGTTGTTTCGGGTGCGCGAGGGATTGTTCATCCTCATGTCCAACCATGAGTACGGCGTCAAAGGTACCAATGTGCGCGAGGTCACCCAAGCCACCTTGCGGGCACGCCGCGAATTGCATGATCAAATCAACGGCTTACGCTCGCTGGGAGGGCCGTGGAAAAACATCCGGCTCGTCGCCACCCCGGCCCAAATCGGGGTCCGCGAAGGCCGCCGGATTCACGGGCTGTACACGGTGGTAGCCGACGATCTCCGCGAGGGGCGCAACCAGCCGGATGCCGTCTGCACGGTCACTTTCCCGGTGGACGTGCATGCCACCAATCCCAACAAGGAAAAGGGTATTGAAAAGTCCTCATTCCGAACCAAACCGTACGAGATTCCCTTGCGCGCGTTGATCGCCAAAGACGTGACCGGCCTGATGATGGCCGGACGTTGCATCAGCGGTGATTTCATTGCCCATTCGAGCTACCGGGTAACCGGTAACGCGGCGGCCATGGGTGAAGCCGCTGGTAAAACCGCCGCGCTTGCCGCCAAGTCCGACCGGCTGCCCCAGAATGTGAAAATTACTGAATTATGA
- a CDS encoding AAA family ATPase codes for MSPFQNSQTPPPPEEVQRRLQELFEKNFPGRTAFGTAPQTQAAEDAAEPELKSEDFKFDSKPRDVKAYLDRFVIKQDEAKKVLSVALCDHYHHVRLALEGREQPNYTKQNIILLGPTGVGKTYLVRCAADLIGVPFVKADATKFSETGYVGGDVEDIVRDLLRRADGDVRRAQYGIIFIDEIDKIASAANASGRDVSGRGVQTNLLKLMEETEVPARSPQDIAGQIQAMMEVTQRGKKSPGLINTKHILFIVSGAFDGLEKIVHRRLPEGTIGFGAGPTATAADQVLNQAQTRDFIQFGFEPEFIGRLPVRVVCLPLVVDDLFTILQSSEGSIIRQYEQDFAAYGIEVLFQEDGLRRIAELAADEKTGARGLMTVCERVFRDFKFELPSTPLKRFAVTRELVDEPAKALIGLLAEREKEERKMMRQVVQEFATRFRDSHGMTLTFTEAAADQVIAEALTQNLTVRDLCAAKFKDYQFGLKLIASNTGQTGFTLDCDAVTAPDKILSEWVVASYRDKEPAVKPTE; via the coding sequence ATGAGCCCATTTCAAAACAGCCAGACCCCCCCGCCACCCGAGGAAGTCCAACGCCGGTTACAGGAGCTGTTCGAAAAAAACTTCCCAGGTCGCACGGCGTTTGGCACCGCACCGCAAACCCAGGCCGCTGAGGACGCCGCGGAGCCGGAACTAAAATCGGAGGATTTCAAATTTGATTCCAAGCCGCGCGACGTTAAAGCCTATTTGGATCGGTTCGTCATCAAACAGGACGAAGCCAAAAAAGTATTGAGCGTGGCGTTGTGCGATCATTACCACCATGTGCGCCTGGCGCTGGAAGGCCGCGAGCAGCCCAATTATACGAAGCAAAACATCATCCTGCTGGGGCCCACCGGCGTGGGAAAAACCTATCTGGTCCGGTGCGCGGCGGACCTCATCGGCGTGCCGTTCGTGAAGGCGGATGCCACCAAGTTTTCCGAGACCGGGTATGTGGGCGGGGACGTGGAGGACATCGTGCGCGACCTGCTGCGCCGCGCCGATGGCGACGTGCGGCGGGCGCAGTACGGCATCATTTTCATAGATGAAATTGACAAGATTGCGTCGGCCGCCAATGCCTCGGGGCGCGATGTGAGCGGGCGCGGTGTGCAAACCAATCTGCTCAAGCTGATGGAAGAAACCGAAGTCCCGGCACGCTCGCCGCAGGACATCGCCGGGCAAATCCAGGCGATGATGGAGGTGACCCAGCGCGGCAAGAAATCCCCTGGCCTCATCAACACCAAGCATATTCTCTTCATTGTCAGCGGTGCGTTTGACGGTTTGGAAAAAATTGTCCATCGCCGCTTGCCGGAGGGCACCATTGGCTTTGGCGCCGGCCCGACGGCCACCGCTGCAGACCAGGTGCTCAACCAGGCCCAGACCCGCGATTTCATCCAGTTCGGGTTCGAGCCGGAGTTTATCGGCCGTCTGCCGGTGCGGGTGGTTTGCCTGCCCTTGGTGGTGGACGACTTGTTCACCATCCTCCAATCCTCGGAGGGCAGCATCATCCGCCAATACGAGCAGGATTTCGCGGCCTACGGCATCGAGGTGTTGTTCCAGGAGGATGGCCTGCGCCGCATCGCCGAACTGGCCGCCGATGAAAAGACCGGCGCGCGCGGCCTGATGACCGTGTGCGAACGCGTATTCCGGGATTTCAAATTCGAGCTGCCCTCGACGCCGCTCAAACGGTTCGCCGTCACGCGCGAATTGGTGGATGAACCGGCCAAGGCCCTCATAGGCTTGCTGGCTGAGCGCGAAAAAGAGGAACGCAAAATGATGCGGCAGGTGGTGCAGGAATTCGCCACGCGCTTCCGGGACAGCCATGGTATGACGTTGACGTTTACCGAGGCCGCTGCCGACCAGGTGATTGCCGAAGCACTCACCCAAAACCTGACCGTGCGCGACCTGTGCGCCGCCAAATTCAAGGATTACCAGTTTGGGCTCAAATTAATCGCCAGCAACACCGGGCAGACCGGGTTCACCTTGGATTGCGACGCCGTCACCGCGCCGGATAAAATCTTGAGCGAGTGGGTAGTGGCCAGCTACCGGGACAAGGAACCCGCCGTGAAACCGACAGAGTGA
- a CDS encoding tetratricopeptide repeat-containing serine protease family protein: MNRFSIIRNLLLLAALCLLAAEPAQAKEDWSALIKRVQPAVVTVLTYNPWKAEPVLSTAFFISSNRLMTARHVFREAERAEIHTFGGEYIRVTGLLAEDRPRDLCLFEVERVPTNAVALKIARTVPEVGQPIFTVGCPLGLEWTASEGIVSNLRPIPGAGVAVQHTVPISKGNSGGPIMNTNGEVVAVQTGTMAKPDSAVPIGQELNFAAPGTALLELKARPLRSLIEANRDLPKDWVAPITQGIDRAGLRMLIENQHAEALKFYEAALARDPREPDVWFRIGLCHERLNRFEPAEKAYRRALELKPEMYVAANNLAAVLNRQHKYDPAIALLERVIEHEPKMDVAWDNLLHACLKLKKYDEVVRWSESGLKANPDNKYVFYQLAQAQWRMGDKTKAEATKRKLSYLDAEMAAKVQRVFDGE, translated from the coding sequence ATGAACCGATTCTCCATAATCCGAAATCTGCTGTTGCTCGCGGCACTGTGCCTCCTTGCCGCCGAACCGGCCCAGGCGAAAGAGGATTGGTCCGCACTGATCAAACGGGTTCAGCCGGCGGTGGTGACGGTATTGACGTATAACCCATGGAAAGCAGAACCGGTGTTGAGCACCGCCTTTTTCATCAGTTCCAACCGGCTGATGACCGCCCGCCATGTGTTTCGCGAAGCCGAGCGCGCGGAAATTCACACCTTTGGCGGCGAGTATATCCGGGTTACTGGCCTGCTGGCCGAGGATCGCCCGCGCGACCTTTGCCTGTTTGAGGTGGAGCGGGTGCCAACAAATGCAGTCGCGCTTAAAATCGCGCGAACCGTTCCGGAAGTCGGGCAGCCGATATTCACTGTGGGATGTCCGCTGGGACTGGAGTGGACCGCCTCCGAAGGCATCGTCTCCAACCTGCGCCCCATTCCCGGCGCCGGGGTGGCCGTGCAACACACGGTGCCGATTTCCAAAGGCAACAGCGGCGGCCCCATCATGAATACGAATGGTGAGGTCGTGGCGGTGCAGACCGGCACCATGGCCAAACCGGATTCCGCCGTCCCGATCGGCCAGGAACTGAACTTTGCCGCGCCGGGAACGGCGCTGCTGGAACTCAAGGCGAGACCTTTGCGCTCACTGATTGAGGCCAATCGCGATCTGCCGAAAGACTGGGTGGCGCCCATCACCCAAGGCATTGATCGGGCCGGCCTGCGGATGCTCATCGAGAACCAGCACGCGGAGGCATTGAAATTTTACGAGGCCGCTTTGGCACGCGATCCCCGGGAGCCGGATGTCTGGTTCCGCATCGGCCTCTGCCACGAACGGCTCAACCGCTTTGAACCGGCGGAGAAAGCCTATCGCCGGGCACTGGAATTAAAACCGGAAATGTACGTGGCCGCCAATAACCTGGCCGCCGTGTTGAATCGCCAGCACAAGTACGATCCGGCCATCGCGCTGCTGGAGCGGGTGATCGAGCATGAGCCAAAAATGGATGTCGCCTGGGACAACCTGTTGCACGCCTGCCTCAAGTTAAAGAAATATGACGAGGTGGTTCGTTGGTCGGAATCCGGCTTGAAAGCCAATCCAGATAACAAATACGTATTTTATCAACTGGCCCAGGCGCAATGGCGCATGGGCGATAAAACCAAGGCGGAAGCCACCAAACGCAAACTGAGCTACCTCGATGCCGAGATGGCAGCCAAGGTGCAACGGGTGTTTGATGGGGAATAG